Proteins from one Mycobacterium adipatum genomic window:
- a CDS encoding type II toxin-antitoxin system PemK/MazF family toxin — MASQWKAFQKFAENIVFNEAPKFIRQLPKPERVIQQGLRIGMEALAGQAAPTPVALTTGRPVTRASVPTAQRARRIFYAPNLDGRADPGEIVWTWVVYEDDPTRGKDRPVLVVGRDQRTLLGLMLSSQEHHARDDAWVGIGTGNWDYDGRPSWVRLDRVLDVPEDGIRREGAILDRDRFEVIATRLRAEFSWS, encoded by the coding sequence ATGGCGTCGCAATGGAAGGCGTTCCAGAAATTCGCCGAGAACATCGTCTTCAACGAGGCCCCCAAGTTCATCCGCCAGCTTCCGAAGCCGGAGCGGGTCATCCAGCAGGGCCTGCGGATCGGGATGGAAGCCCTCGCCGGGCAGGCCGCCCCCACACCCGTCGCCCTCACCACCGGGCGCCCGGTGACGCGGGCCAGCGTGCCCACCGCGCAGCGGGCGCGGCGCATCTTCTACGCACCCAACCTCGACGGCCGTGCCGACCCGGGCGAGATCGTGTGGACCTGGGTGGTCTACGAGGACGACCCGACCCGCGGTAAGGACCGCCCGGTCCTGGTGGTGGGCCGCGACCAGCGCACCCTGCTGGGGCTGATGCTGTCCAGCCAGGAACACCACGCCCGCGACGACGCCTGGGTCGGGATCGGAACGGGCAACTGGGACTACGACGGCCGGCCCTCCTGGGTGCGGCTGGACCGGGTGCTCGACGTGCCCGAGGACGGTATCCGCCGGGAAGGCGCGATCCTGGACCGTGACCGCTTCGAGGTCATCGCCACCCGGCTACGGGCCGAGTTCTCCTGGAGCTGA
- the lepA gene encoding translation elongation factor 4, producing the protein MSTFADKTFTDPAQIRNFSIIAHIDHGKSTLADRMLGITGVVADRDMRAQYLDRMDIERERGITIKAQNVRLPWTVNGEEFVLHLIDTPGHVDFTYEVSRALEACEGAVLLVDAAQGIEAQTLANLYLALDRDLTIIPVLNKIDLPAADPDRYAAEIAHIIGCEPEDVLRVSGKTGAGVTELLDEVVRKIPAPTGDPDAPTRAMIFDSVYDIYRGVVTYVRVVDGKITPREKIAMMSTGATHELLEVGIVSPEPKPSAGLGVGEVGYLITGVKDVRQSKVGDTVTTARKGATEALTGYREPKPMVYSGLYPVDGSDYPNLREALDKLQLNDAALTYEPETSVALGFGFRCGFLGLLHMEITRERLEREFNLDLISTSPNVVYRVVKEDNTEMVVTNPSIWPEGKVRAVYEPVVKTTVIAPSEFIGTIMELCQARRGELGGMDYLSPERVELRYTMPLGEIIFDFFDSLKSRTRGYASLDYEEAGEQEADLVKVDILLQGEAVDAFSAIVHKDGASAYGNKMTTKLKELIPRQQFEVPIQAAIGSRIIARENIRAIRKDVLSKCYGGDITRKRKLLEKQKEGKKRMKTIGRVEVPQEAFVAALSTDAAGDKAKK; encoded by the coding sequence ATCAGCACTTTCGCCGACAAGACGTTCACCGACCCGGCGCAGATACGGAACTTCAGCATCATCGCCCACATCGACCATGGCAAATCGACGCTGGCCGACCGGATGCTGGGGATCACCGGTGTCGTCGCGGACCGCGATATGCGGGCCCAGTACCTGGACCGGATGGATATCGAGCGCGAACGCGGTATCACCATCAAGGCGCAGAACGTGCGGCTGCCCTGGACGGTGAACGGCGAGGAGTTCGTGCTGCACCTGATCGACACGCCCGGCCACGTCGACTTCACCTACGAGGTGTCCCGCGCGCTGGAGGCCTGCGAGGGTGCGGTGCTGCTGGTCGACGCCGCCCAGGGCATCGAGGCGCAGACGCTGGCCAACCTGTACCTGGCGCTGGACCGCGACCTGACGATCATCCCGGTGCTCAACAAGATCGACCTGCCCGCCGCGGACCCGGACCGCTACGCCGCCGAGATCGCGCACATCATCGGTTGTGAACCCGAGGATGTGCTGCGGGTGTCGGGCAAGACCGGGGCCGGGGTCACCGAACTGCTCGACGAGGTGGTCCGCAAGATCCCGGCGCCGACCGGCGACCCGGACGCCCCCACCCGGGCGATGATCTTCGACTCGGTCTACGACATCTACCGCGGCGTGGTCACCTACGTCCGCGTCGTCGACGGCAAGATCACCCCCCGCGAGAAGATCGCGATGATGTCCACCGGCGCCACCCACGAACTGCTCGAGGTCGGCATCGTGTCCCCGGAGCCGAAGCCGTCGGCCGGGCTGGGCGTCGGCGAGGTGGGATACCTCATCACCGGTGTGAAGGATGTCCGGCAGTCGAAGGTCGGCGATACCGTCACCACCGCCCGCAAGGGGGCCACGGAGGCGCTGACCGGGTATCGCGAGCCCAAGCCGATGGTGTACTCCGGCCTGTACCCGGTGGACGGCTCCGATTACCCGAACCTGCGGGAGGCGCTGGACAAGCTGCAGCTCAACGACGCCGCGTTGACCTACGAGCCGGAGACCTCGGTGGCGCTCGGGTTCGGTTTCCGCTGCGGTTTCCTGGGGCTGCTGCACATGGAGATCACCCGCGAGCGCCTCGAGCGCGAGTTCAACCTGGACCTGATCTCCACCTCGCCCAACGTGGTGTACCGGGTGGTCAAGGAAGACAACACCGAGATGGTGGTGACCAACCCGTCGATCTGGCCGGAGGGCAAGGTCCGCGCGGTCTACGAACCGGTGGTCAAGACGACCGTCATCGCGCCGAGTGAGTTCATCGGCACCATCATGGAGCTCTGCCAGGCGCGCCGCGGCGAACTGGGCGGGATGGACTACCTGTCCCCGGAGCGCGTCGAACTGCGCTACACGATGCCGCTCGGTGAGATCATCTTCGATTTCTTCGACTCGCTGAAATCACGCACCCGCGGGTACGCCAGCCTCGACTACGAGGAGGCCGGCGAGCAGGAAGCCGACCTGGTGAAGGTCGACATCCTGCTGCAAGGCGAGGCCGTCGACGCGTTCAGTGCCATCGTGCACAAGGACGGGGCGTCGGCGTACGGCAACAAGATGACCACCAAGCTCAAGGAACTCATTCCGCGCCAGCAGTTCGAGGTGCCGATCCAGGCGGCCATCGGCTCGCGGATCATCGCCCGCGAGAACATCCGGGCCATCCGCAAGGATGTGCTGTCCAAGTGCTACGGCGGTGACATCACCCGCAAGCGCAAGCTGCTGGAGAAGCAGAAAGAGGGCAAGAAGCGGATGAAGACGATCGGGCGGGTCGAGGTCCCCCAGGAGGCGTTCGTCGCGGCCTTGTCGACCGATGCGGCCGGCGACAAGGCGAAGAAGTGA
- a CDS encoding sensor domain-containing protein: MNSAAVSPRLRYARRALLAASIGCVLLSGCSATVTGQAVRDKNAAPVDAPPLKESQLDDVLLSIGDINDIMGSDTMEVTGELDQMVDHSGDVSDPDCLGSIFGAEQPVYGDSGYTAVRDQVSREPDDDNAHWVEQTAVLYPSADKAQRFFDNARSSWDACAGTSIAIDDGTDSYTWQIEDLTATDTLLTQITTQDDADGWECQHALAPVTNVIVEVWACSYGAGDEAADIAAKMVDNAVR; the protein is encoded by the coding sequence GTGAACAGTGCCGCAGTCTCGCCGCGCCTGCGGTATGCCCGTCGTGCTCTCCTCGCCGCATCGATCGGCTGTGTGCTGCTGAGCGGCTGTTCTGCCACCGTGACCGGCCAGGCCGTCCGAGACAAGAATGCCGCGCCGGTCGACGCGCCGCCGTTGAAGGAGAGCCAGCTCGACGACGTGCTGCTGTCCATCGGCGATATCAACGACATCATGGGCTCGGACACCATGGAGGTCACCGGCGAACTCGACCAGATGGTGGACCACTCCGGCGATGTGTCCGACCCGGACTGCCTCGGTTCGATCTTCGGCGCCGAACAGCCGGTCTACGGGGACAGCGGGTACACCGCGGTCCGCGACCAGGTTTCCCGCGAGCCCGATGACGACAACGCGCACTGGGTGGAACAGACCGCGGTGCTCTACCCGTCGGCGGACAAGGCGCAGCGGTTTTTCGACAACGCCCGGTCCAGCTGGGACGCCTGCGCCGGCACGTCGATCGCCATCGACGACGGCACCGACAGCTACACCTGGCAGATCGAGGATCTGACCGCCACCGACACGCTGCTCACCCAGATCACCACGCAGGACGATGCGGACGGCTGGGAATGCCAACACGCGCTTGCCCCGGTCACCAACGTTATCGTCGAGGTATGGGCGTGCAGCTACGGCGCCGGCGATGAGGCAGCCGATATCGCGGCGAAGATGGTCGACAACGCGGTCCGGTAG
- a CDS encoding class I SAM-dependent methyltransferase, translating to MSEADRILWDRRYAERSAMLTPALPAVFADFESVFPRTGKALELACGSGAAAVWLAMRGLDVHGVDVSDVAIEQARLIARQSGVAMRCRFDSVDLDLGLPPGDAVDLLLCHRFRDRRLDGAVIGRLAPGGLLAICALREVGSAPGRFRVRPGELRTAFAALEVVAAGASDKQEWLLARASPATAT from the coding sequence GTGAGCGAGGCTGATCGCATTCTCTGGGATCGGCGATACGCCGAACGCTCAGCCATGCTCACGCCTGCACTTCCCGCGGTGTTCGCCGATTTCGAATCGGTGTTTCCGCGCACCGGTAAGGCCCTCGAACTTGCCTGCGGATCGGGTGCCGCGGCGGTGTGGTTGGCTATGCGCGGGTTGGATGTTCACGGTGTCGACGTCTCCGACGTGGCGATCGAACAGGCACGATTGATCGCCCGACAGTCCGGTGTCGCGATGCGCTGCCGATTCGACTCCGTGGATCTCGATCTGGGTCTGCCCCCGGGTGATGCGGTCGATCTGCTGCTATGCCACCGGTTCCGCGACCGCAGACTCGACGGCGCGGTCATCGGTCGATTGGCGCCGGGAGGGCTGCTGGCGATCTGTGCGCTCCGAGAGGTCGGTAGCGCGCCTGGTCGCTTTCGCGTCCGGCCGGGCGAACTCCGCACCGCGTTTGCCGCACTCGAGGTGGTCGCGGCGGGAGCGAGTGACAAGCAGGAGTGGTTGCTTGCCCGGGCCTCTCCGGCCACAGCGACGTGA
- a CDS encoding permease, whose product MSPAHRGVADADPGGVSGRTRTLGLLLVAAVMWVAAYTLNEYIWDATVRWLSLDLETRAVGAVHFFLYDTVKILLLLTGLMFVVGMLRASLDLDKARDYLQGRGLFVGLVLAVFLGVVTPFCSCSSIPLFIGFVAAGIPLSITLTFLIASPLISEIAAIMIGGQFGWHIAAAYVAAGSALALAIGWIFSRFDLARWVEANVFTTKVAALRADGHVPALAERVGAAVDETREIFRSVWLWVLLGVGIGAVIHGWVPADFFVRFAGPDNPFAVVVATLAGVPLYVNGAGVVPIAEALWAKGMSLGTVMAFTMSTIALSIPQAVMLRRVLKPPLLAIFFGTVAGGIMIIGFLFNLIG is encoded by the coding sequence GTGAGTCCTGCCCATCGTGGAGTCGCCGACGCCGACCCCGGTGGCGTGTCGGGGCGCACGCGGACTCTGGGGCTTCTGCTGGTCGCTGCCGTCATGTGGGTTGCCGCTTACACCCTGAACGAATACATCTGGGATGCGACGGTCCGATGGCTGAGCCTCGACCTCGAGACCCGAGCCGTCGGCGCAGTGCATTTCTTCCTGTACGACACGGTGAAGATCCTCCTGCTGCTCACCGGTCTGATGTTCGTGGTCGGGATGCTGCGCGCGAGCCTCGACCTGGACAAGGCCAGGGACTATCTGCAGGGGCGTGGATTGTTCGTGGGCTTGGTGCTCGCGGTCTTCCTGGGTGTGGTGACGCCGTTCTGCTCGTGCAGTTCGATTCCGCTGTTCATCGGATTTGTCGCGGCGGGCATACCGCTGTCGATCACGCTGACCTTCCTCATTGCGTCCCCGCTGATAAGCGAGATCGCCGCGATCATGATCGGAGGCCAGTTCGGCTGGCACATCGCTGCCGCCTATGTGGCGGCGGGCAGCGCGCTGGCCCTGGCGATCGGCTGGATCTTCTCCCGCTTCGACCTCGCTCGCTGGGTTGAGGCAAACGTCTTCACCACGAAGGTGGCGGCGTTGCGTGCCGACGGTCATGTGCCCGCACTGGCCGAGCGGGTCGGCGCCGCGGTCGACGAGACGAGGGAGATCTTCCGGAGCGTCTGGCTGTGGGTCCTGCTCGGGGTCGGCATCGGAGCCGTCATCCATGGCTGGGTTCCGGCGGATTTCTTCGTGCGCTTCGCCGGACCGGACAACCCCTTCGCGGTGGTGGTGGCGACACTGGCCGGAGTGCCGCTATATGTCAACGGTGCCGGCGTCGTGCCGATCGCAGAAGCGTTGTGGGCCAAGGGAATGTCACTGGGCACGGTGATGGCGTTCACGATGAGCACGATCGCCCTGTCGATCCCGCAGGCGGTGATGTTGCGCCGGGTACTCAAGCCGCCGCTGTTGGCGATCTTCTTCGGCACAGTGGCCGGCGGAATCATGATCATCGGCTTCCTGTTCAACCTCATCGGCTGA
- a CDS encoding thioredoxin family protein produces the protein MIVKILGPGCRNCHALEERTREALTQLGLQADIEAVTDYAAIAGYGVMKTPGLVVDDEVVVAGKVPSVKDLTRLLAAR, from the coding sequence ATGATCGTCAAAATTCTCGGACCCGGCTGCCGCAACTGTCACGCCCTTGAGGAGCGCACTCGTGAGGCGCTCACCCAGCTGGGCCTGCAGGCCGATATCGAGGCCGTCACCGACTACGCCGCGATCGCCGGCTATGGGGTCATGAAAACCCCCGGCCTGGTGGTCGACGACGAGGTCGTGGTGGCTGGAAAGGTGCCCAGCGTCAAGGACCTCACCCGGCTACTTGCCGCACGCTGA
- a CDS encoding glycoside hydrolase family 15 protein yields the protein MVLEHTEHDPSPTPFTASAPIAYAPSGALRNPFPPIADYAFLSDCESTCLVSSAGAVEWLCVPRPDSPSVFGAILDRGAGHFKLSPYGVSVPSARRYLPGSLIMETTWQTHTGWMIVRDALVMGPWHDTETRSRTHRRTPTDWDAEHILLRTVRCVSGTVELVMSCEPNFDYGRSPATWEYSSAAYGEAIARARKDPEANPTLRLTTNLRIGLEGHEARARTRLTEGDKVFVALSWSKHPAPQNFEEAADKMWKTSESWRQWINIGDFPDHPWRAYLQRSALTLKGLVYSPTGALLAASSTSLPETPQGERNWDYRYSWIRDSTFALWGLYTLGLDREADDFFSFIADVSGATNGERHPLQVMYGVGGERSLVEEELHHLSGYDNSRPVRIGNGAYNQMQHDIWGTMLDSVYLHAKSREQMPEALWPILKNQVEEAIKHWREPDRGIWEVRGEPQHFTSSKIMCWVALDRGAKLADLQGEKSYAQQWSTIAEEIQADILAHGVDSRGVLTQRYGDDALDASLLLAVLTRFLPSDDPRIRATVLAIAEELTEDGLVLRYRTEETDDGLSGEEGTFTICSFWLVSALVEIGEVARAKRLCERLLSFASPLHLYAEEIEPRTGRHLGNFPQAFTHLALINAVVHVIRAEDEADSTGVFQPANAPA from the coding sequence ATGGTTCTGGAACACACCGAGCACGATCCGTCGCCGACACCGTTCACGGCATCGGCTCCCATCGCGTACGCCCCGTCCGGAGCCCTGCGAAACCCGTTCCCGCCCATCGCGGATTACGCCTTCCTGTCCGACTGCGAGAGCACCTGTCTGGTCTCCTCGGCGGGAGCCGTGGAGTGGCTGTGCGTGCCGCGGCCGGATTCCCCGAGCGTCTTCGGGGCCATCCTGGACCGTGGCGCCGGTCACTTCAAGCTGAGCCCGTACGGCGTCTCGGTGCCCTCGGCACGGCGCTACCTGCCCGGCAGTCTCATCATGGAAACCACCTGGCAGACCCATACCGGCTGGATGATCGTCCGGGACGCGCTGGTGATGGGTCCCTGGCACGACACCGAGACCCGCTCGCGGACCCATCGCCGCACCCCCACCGACTGGGATGCCGAGCACATCCTGCTGCGCACCGTGCGCTGCGTCAGCGGCACCGTCGAGTTGGTGATGAGCTGCGAGCCGAACTTCGACTACGGCCGCAGCCCCGCGACGTGGGAATACTCGTCGGCGGCCTACGGTGAGGCGATCGCCCGCGCCCGCAAGGACCCCGAGGCAAACCCGACGCTGCGCCTGACCACCAACCTGCGCATCGGCCTGGAGGGACACGAGGCCCGCGCGCGCACCCGGCTCACCGAGGGTGACAAGGTGTTCGTCGCGCTCAGCTGGTCGAAACACCCTGCGCCGCAGAATTTCGAGGAAGCCGCGGACAAGATGTGGAAGACCAGCGAGTCGTGGCGCCAGTGGATCAACATCGGTGACTTTCCCGACCATCCCTGGCGGGCATATCTGCAACGCAGCGCGCTGACCCTGAAGGGGCTGGTGTACTCCCCGACCGGGGCGTTGCTGGCGGCAAGCAGCACATCGCTCCCGGAAACCCCACAGGGAGAACGCAACTGGGATTACCGATACTCGTGGATCCGAGATTCCACCTTCGCGCTGTGGGGTCTGTACACCCTGGGCCTGGACCGCGAGGCCGATGACTTCTTCTCCTTCATCGCCGACGTGTCCGGGGCCACCAACGGCGAACGCCATCCCCTGCAGGTGATGTACGGCGTCGGCGGCGAACGCAGCCTCGTCGAGGAGGAACTGCACCATCTGTCGGGCTATGACAACTCCCGGCCGGTGCGCATCGGCAACGGCGCGTACAACCAGATGCAGCACGATATCTGGGGCACCATGCTGGATTCGGTGTACCTGCACGCCAAATCGCGTGAGCAGATGCCCGAGGCGCTGTGGCCGATCCTGAAGAATCAGGTCGAGGAGGCCATCAAGCACTGGCGCGAACCCGACCGCGGCATCTGGGAGGTGCGCGGCGAGCCGCAGCACTTCACCTCCAGCAAGATCATGTGCTGGGTGGCACTGGACCGCGGAGCGAAGCTGGCCGATCTGCAGGGTGAGAAGAGCTACGCGCAGCAGTGGAGCACGATCGCCGAGGAGATCCAGGCCGACATCCTGGCCCATGGTGTGGACTCCCGTGGCGTGCTCACCCAGCGTTACGGAGACGACGCACTGGACGCATCCCTGCTGCTCGCCGTGCTCACCCGGTTCCTGCCCTCGGATGATCCGCGCATCCGGGCCACCGTGCTGGCGATCGCCGAGGAACTCACCGAGGACGGGCTGGTGCTGCGGTACCGCACCGAGGAGACCGATGACGGCCTGTCCGGGGAGGAAGGCACGTTCACCATCTGCTCGTTCTGGCTGGTGTCCGCACTCGTCGAGATCGGCGAGGTGGCCCGGGCCAAGCGGTTGTGCGAGCGACTGTTGTCCTTCGCCAGTCCGCTGCATCTCTACGCCGAGGAGATCGAGCCGCGCACCGGACGGCACCTGGGGAACTTCCCGCAGGCGTTCACCCACCTGGCATTGATCAACGCGGTCGTGCACGTCATCCGGGCCGAGGATGAGGCCGACAGCACCGGGGTCTTCCAGCCCGCGAACGCGCCGGCTTAG
- a CDS encoding FAD-dependent oxidoreductase, with product MSTGCIVVGGGPAGMMLGLLLARAGVPVTVMEKHADFLRDFRGDTVHASTLRLLDELGLGERFAAIPHRLIESLRLSVQGVPVEVDLRHLPGDHRHIALVPQWDFLELLAQAAEGEPTFTLLRNCEVLEPLRTGSTVTGVRYRDADGIERELQAPLTVACDGRDSTLRAAMSFAPKRFGTPMDVWWFRVPRTAGDPAGLAGAMGAGHMVAMIDRGDYYQCAFVIPKGSDEKLRSEGIESLHRRVTAVVPWIADRIGSVTSFDEVKLLDVQLNRLAHWYTDGLLFIGDAAHAMSPVGGVGINLAVADAVATARLLAEPLRSGVVTPRQLRRVQIRRWLPTVVVQGVQRIVHNRVIAVAVAEGAPARAPRGVQVVGRVPLLRRIIGYGVAIGPLPEHIPAFARR from the coding sequence CGGATGCATAGTCGTCGGCGGCGGGCCGGCCGGAATGATGCTGGGGCTGCTGCTGGCCAGGGCGGGTGTGCCCGTCACCGTGATGGAGAAGCACGCCGACTTCCTGCGCGATTTCCGCGGGGATACCGTGCATGCCAGCACGCTGCGCCTGCTCGACGAACTCGGCCTCGGTGAACGCTTCGCCGCGATACCGCATCGGCTGATCGAATCGCTGCGATTGTCGGTACAGGGCGTCCCGGTCGAGGTGGATCTGCGTCACCTGCCCGGCGACCACCGACACATCGCGCTGGTCCCGCAATGGGACTTCCTGGAACTGCTCGCCCAGGCCGCCGAGGGGGAACCGACCTTCACGCTGCTGCGCAACTGCGAGGTACTCGAACCCTTGCGTACCGGTTCGACGGTGACCGGGGTTCGCTATCGCGACGCGGACGGCATCGAGCGCGAGCTGCAGGCACCGTTGACGGTCGCCTGCGACGGCCGGGATTCGACGCTGCGGGCAGCAATGTCCTTTGCGCCCAAACGTTTCGGCACACCGATGGATGTCTGGTGGTTCCGGGTGCCGCGCACCGCGGGTGACCCGGCGGGACTGGCCGGGGCGATGGGCGCCGGTCATATGGTCGCCATGATCGACCGCGGTGACTATTACCAGTGCGCGTTCGTGATCCCGAAGGGAAGCGATGAGAAACTTCGGTCCGAGGGGATCGAGTCGCTGCACCGGCGCGTCACCGCGGTCGTGCCGTGGATTGCCGACCGGATCGGCTCCGTCACGTCCTTCGACGAGGTCAAGCTGCTCGATGTGCAGTTGAATCGGTTGGCGCACTGGTACACCGACGGCTTGTTGTTCATCGGCGACGCGGCGCACGCGATGTCCCCGGTGGGCGGGGTGGGTATCAATCTGGCGGTGGCCGACGCCGTCGCGACGGCCCGCCTGCTCGCCGAACCGCTGCGGTCCGGCGTCGTGACCCCACGGCAGTTGCGCCGCGTCCAGATCCGCCGGTGGTTACCCACCGTGGTGGTCCAGGGTGTGCAGCGGATCGTGCACAACCGGGTGATCGCGGTCGCGGTGGCCGAAGGCGCCCCCGCGCGGGCACCACGAGGGGTGCAGGTGGTCGGCCGGGTTCCGCTGCTGCGCAGGATCATCGGATACGGCGTCGCGATCGGGCCGCTGCCGGAGCACATACCCGCGTTTGCCCGGCGCTGA